The following are encoded in a window of Variovorax paradoxus genomic DNA:
- a CDS encoding DUF4139 domain-containing protein — MHTPFSARPLLRATAIAALWLAAGVAAHAQLQADASRITQVKVYPGSATVERVARVAAGSRSVTFACLPAGLDVQSLQVSAGAAVRVGETSVLSEARELSANCATSALDGRIRELEGQKAALQAETDALGMVTGYLKGLSGSESGPGARAPIDARNLTAVTDAMRRSGQDALLKQHQIQRRQTDLDRQLKPLLAERGRTQGQGAQVTAVTVTLAASADADVKLSYQVNGPGWTPSYRALLDTTTRKVRIERQALVAQATGEDWRGVKLVLSTGQPRRETTGRTPNAWRIGIEPPPRTNADAAYMAAPMAAAPAPIAADRKMAMERVREPLFDVSVFDNSFATEFAVPQSIDIPSNGQRVTLALGQHEDTAQLAARTSPRVDPSAFLIAEMAQPTGVWPAGPMQLYRDGNFVGQGRWNAPSDAKLTLSFGRDELVRVQVEPERDNQGSGGFAGSRAERQVQRAYVVENRHRTPIAVQVFEAAPVSVDEQVRVTTRFSPQPVDQAWNKQPGLAMWRFDLDAGQTARVSADYTIGYPKDARLQMR; from the coding sequence ATGCACACACCGTTCTCCGCCCGTCCCCTCCTGCGTGCCACCGCGATCGCGGCCCTCTGGCTGGCCGCGGGCGTCGCTGCCCACGCGCAGCTGCAGGCCGATGCCTCGCGCATCACCCAGGTCAAGGTGTACCCCGGCAGTGCCACGGTGGAGCGCGTGGCGCGCGTCGCGGCGGGCAGCCGCTCAGTCACTTTTGCCTGCCTGCCAGCCGGGCTCGACGTGCAGAGCCTGCAGGTATCGGCCGGCGCGGCGGTGCGCGTGGGCGAGACCTCGGTGCTCAGCGAGGCGCGCGAGCTCTCGGCGAACTGCGCGACCAGCGCGCTCGACGGCCGCATCCGCGAACTCGAAGGCCAGAAGGCCGCGCTGCAGGCCGAGACCGATGCGCTGGGCATGGTCACGGGGTATCTCAAAGGACTGTCGGGCAGCGAGTCGGGCCCCGGCGCGCGTGCACCGATCGATGCGCGCAACCTCACAGCGGTGACCGATGCGATGCGCCGCTCGGGCCAGGACGCGCTGCTCAAGCAGCACCAGATCCAGCGCCGCCAGACCGACCTCGACCGCCAGCTCAAGCCGTTGCTGGCCGAGCGCGGCCGCACGCAGGGCCAGGGTGCGCAGGTGACGGCGGTGACCGTCACGCTGGCCGCGAGTGCCGACGCCGACGTGAAGCTCAGCTACCAGGTCAACGGCCCGGGCTGGACGCCGAGCTACCGCGCGCTGCTCGACACCACGACGCGCAAGGTGCGCATCGAGCGCCAGGCGCTGGTGGCGCAGGCCACGGGCGAAGACTGGCGCGGCGTGAAGCTGGTGCTGTCCACCGGTCAGCCGCGCCGCGAGACCACGGGGCGCACGCCGAACGCATGGCGCATCGGCATCGAGCCGCCGCCGCGCACGAATGCCGACGCGGCGTACATGGCCGCGCCGATGGCCGCCGCCCCGGCGCCCATCGCCGCCGATCGCAAGATGGCCATGGAGCGCGTGCGCGAGCCGCTGTTCGACGTGAGCGTGTTCGACAACAGCTTCGCCACCGAATTTGCCGTGCCGCAAAGCATTGACATTCCTTCCAACGGCCAGCGTGTGACCCTGGCGCTGGGCCAGCACGAAGACACGGCACAGCTCGCCGCACGCACCAGCCCGCGCGTAGACCCGAGCGCCTTCCTGATCGCCGAAATGGCACAGCCCACGGGCGTGTGGCCGGCCGGCCCGATGCAGCTGTACCGCGACGGCAACTTCGTCGGCCAGGGCCGCTGGAACGCGCCGAGCGACGCGAAGCTCACGCTCTCGTTCGGTCGTGACGAACTGGTGCGCGTGCAGGTCGAGCCCGAGCGCGACAACCAGGGCTCGGGCGGCTTCGCGGGCTCGCGCGCCGAGCGCCAGGTGCAGCGCGCCTACGTGGTCGAGAACCGCCACCGCACGCCGATCGCCGTGCAGGTGTTCGAGGCCGCGCCGGTGTCGGTCGACGAGCAGGTGCGGGTGACGACGCGGTTCTCGCCGCAACCCGTGGACCAGGCGTGGAACAAGCAGCCGGGGCTGGCGATGTGGCGCTTCGATCTCGACGCGGGGCAGACGGCACGCGTGTCGGCGGACTACACGATCGGGTATCCGAAGGATGCGCGGTTGCAGATGCGCTGA
- a CDS encoding PaaI family thioesterase, translating to MLDTIQAINRSAAFNRWAGFDVTQAADGQAELRMKWREEDMGQYTGFLHAGMIAALLDTVSGFAAATVAGRVLASHFSINCISPAIGEAFVARGRVVKAGRKQVFVGAELYAQPEGQGEDKLKLVATANAILVPVDEASTTPKPKQAT from the coding sequence ATGCTCGACACGATCCAGGCCATCAACCGTTCCGCCGCCTTCAACCGCTGGGCCGGCTTCGACGTCACGCAGGCCGCCGACGGGCAAGCCGAACTGCGCATGAAATGGCGCGAGGAAGACATGGGCCAGTACACCGGCTTCCTGCACGCGGGCATGATCGCCGCGCTGCTCGACACCGTGAGCGGCTTCGCGGCCGCCACCGTGGCAGGCCGCGTGCTGGCCTCGCACTTCTCGATCAACTGCATCTCGCCCGCGATCGGCGAAGCCTTCGTGGCGCGCGGGCGCGTGGTGAAGGCGGGGCGCAAGCAGGTGTTCGTCGGCGCCGAGCTTTATGCGCAGCCTGAGGGCCAGGGCGAAGACAAGCTCAAGCTCGTGGCGACGGCGAACGCCATCCTGGTGCCGGTGGACGAGGCGTCGACGACGCCGAAGCCGAAGCAGGCGACGTAG
- a CDS encoding acyltransferase family protein, translating into MPSDSDSVSMSTPQRRHDIDALRALAFLLVILYHVGMYYVADWPWHLKSPHAAEWLPWPMRVLNLWRMDLVFLISGVSLGFLSRGQGTGGLLRSRGLRLMLPLAFGMAVVVPYQAYAEGVARGLVAPGFGAFLLRYLSMGAPWPKGAFAGAEFGITWNHLWYLPYLFLYTALVALTLPLWRSAAGQWVRRRFNGLRGWQLLVLPALPLVVWTVLLARHFPATHNLVWDFHLHSIYFTVFLYGYWMGMDTGIWRELERLRRVSLLLAVAAIGAFIALRIGALVPSKGLLMDVLRNAYLWLAVATILGHGHRYLNRPWPWLRWANESVYPWYMLHQTLIVAGIALLAPLALGPVWEPVALVAVTIAGCWLLTDGLIRRIGWLRPLFGLRRKPEPAVTTSPASASASSTPRPPAPGWRSPSPRA; encoded by the coding sequence ATGCCCTCCGATTCCGATTCCGTTTCCATGTCGACGCCCCAGCGCCGCCACGACATCGACGCCCTGCGCGCCCTCGCCTTCCTGCTCGTCATCCTCTATCACGTGGGCATGTACTACGTGGCCGACTGGCCCTGGCACCTGAAGAGCCCGCACGCGGCCGAGTGGCTTCCGTGGCCGATGCGAGTGCTGAACCTGTGGCGCATGGACCTGGTCTTCCTGATCTCGGGCGTGTCGCTGGGCTTCCTGAGCCGAGGCCAGGGCACGGGGGGCCTGCTGCGCAGCCGGGGCCTGCGGTTGATGCTGCCGCTGGCGTTCGGCATGGCGGTGGTCGTGCCCTACCAGGCCTATGCCGAAGGCGTGGCGCGCGGGCTGGTGGCGCCGGGCTTCGGCGCCTTCCTGCTGCGCTACCTGTCGATGGGCGCGCCGTGGCCCAAGGGCGCGTTCGCGGGGGCGGAGTTCGGCATCACCTGGAACCACCTCTGGTACCTGCCCTACCTGTTTCTCTACACGGCGCTGGTCGCGCTGACGCTGCCGCTGTGGCGCTCGGCCGCCGGGCAGTGGGTGCGGCGGCGCTTCAACGGGCTGCGGGGCTGGCAGCTGCTCGTGTTGCCCGCGCTGCCGCTCGTGGTGTGGACGGTGCTGTTGGCCCGGCACTTCCCGGCCACGCACAACCTGGTGTGGGACTTCCACCTGCACAGCATCTACTTCACCGTGTTCCTCTACGGCTACTGGATGGGCATGGACACGGGCATCTGGCGCGAGCTCGAACGGCTGCGCCGCGTGTCGCTGCTGCTGGCGGTGGCGGCGATCGGCGCATTCATCGCGCTGCGCATCGGCGCCCTGGTTCCGTCCAAGGGGCTGCTGATGGACGTGCTGCGCAATGCCTACCTGTGGCTCGCGGTCGCCACGATCCTGGGCCACGGCCATCGCTACCTGAACCGCCCGTGGCCATGGCTGCGCTGGGCCAACGAATCGGTCTACCCCTGGTACATGCTGCACCAGACGTTGATCGTCGCCGGGATTGCACTGCTGGCCCCGCTCGCACTGGGGCCGGTGTGGGAGCCCGTGGCGCTGGTCGCCGTGACGATCGCCGGCTGCTGGCTGCTGACCGACGGACTGATCCGCCGCATCGGCTGGTTGCGCCCGCTGTTCGGGCTCAGGCGCAAGCCCGAGCCTGCGGTGACTACGTCGCCTGCTTCGGCTTCGGCGTCGTCGACGCCTCGTCCACCGGCACCAGGATGGCGTTCGCCGTCGCCACGAGCTTGA